The following coding sequences lie in one Deltaproteobacteria bacterium genomic window:
- the rplU gene encoding 50S ribosomal protein L21, with amino-acid sequence MSYAVIRTGGKQYRVSPGELLRVESLPGEVGGEFAFSEVLLTSIDGAVQVGTPLVTGVTVIARIVQHGKEKKILVFKKKRRKNYRRRRGHRQHFTAVQIKDINLGG; translated from the coding sequence ATGTCGTACGCAGTTATTCGCACAGGTGGAAAACAATATCGCGTCTCTCCAGGAGAGCTGCTCAGAGTCGAGTCGCTACCCGGAGAAGTCGGTGGTGAATTTGCCTTCTCTGAAGTCCTGCTCACGTCAATCGACGGAGCGGTGCAAGTCGGCACCCCACTAGTCACGGGCGTCACCGTGATTGCCAGAATCGTCCAGCACGGCAAAGAAAAGAAGATCTTGGTCTTCAAGAAGAAACGACGGAAAAATTACCGCCGTCGCCGTGGACATCGGCAGCACTTCACCGCCGTTCAAATCAAGGACATTAACCTAGGAGGATAA
- the mltG gene encoding endolytic transglycosylase MltG, whose amino-acid sequence MMKRLVVGLLLCVGVASLGGWFFHGLLHTPGPPLPQPVRIYIPERSSLHTTAESLVSARLLTNPRLFLLWARLTQQDRKIQEGEYLFTSALSPVAILHLLTTGASLRYSITVIEGMTFRQVVALLVEKELGAAEQFLCLNRDPQFLAAWGLPPQGLEGYLYPATYRFSRRATPEEILGQMIARFYAALSPALYRQIAASKFSVHRIVTLASLIEKETGAVAERALVSAVFHNRLRQQMPLQCDSTVIYGVPEFDGNLTRQHLTTPSPYNTYLLRGLPPGPIASPSLESIVAALNPAPSDYLYFVAKGDGTHEFSVDLSAHNRAVRRFQKGQS is encoded by the coding sequence ATGATGAAGAGGCTGGTCGTTGGGTTGCTGCTCTGCGTTGGCGTGGCGAGTCTCGGTGGCTGGTTTTTTCATGGTCTTTTGCACACTCCTGGACCCCCGCTTCCCCAACCTGTACGTATCTACATCCCAGAACGGTCAAGCCTGCACACCACGGCTGAGTCACTCGTGTCGGCGCGTCTGCTCACCAACCCGCGCCTTTTCCTGCTGTGGGCACGCCTGACACAACAAGATCGCAAAATTCAGGAAGGCGAATACCTGTTCACCTCCGCGCTTTCTCCCGTGGCTATCCTTCATCTCCTAACCACAGGCGCAAGTCTTCGCTATTCCATCACTGTGATCGAAGGTATGACGTTCAGGCAGGTGGTCGCCCTCCTGGTCGAAAAAGAGCTAGGAGCCGCAGAACAGTTCTTGTGTTTGAACCGAGATCCGCAGTTTCTCGCTGCGTGGGGGCTGCCGCCACAGGGACTTGAAGGCTACCTCTACCCGGCGACGTATCGGTTTTCTCGACGAGCGACACCGGAGGAAATTCTAGGACAGATGATCGCGCGGTTTTACGCCGCGCTCAGCCCGGCACTGTATCGCCAGATTGCGGCTTCAAAATTCTCCGTCCATCGGATCGTCACCCTGGCCTCGCTCATCGAGAAGGAAACCGGTGCCGTGGCCGAACGGGCTTTGGTATCGGCAGTGTTCCATAATCGACTTCGCCAGCAGATGCCTTTACAGTGTGACTCGACAGTCATCTATGGAGTTCCGGAATTCGACGGCAATCTGACGAGGCAGCATTTGACCACACCTTCCCCCTACAACACCTATCTGCTGCGTGGGCTTCCTCCTGGACCGATTGCCAGCCCCAGCCTGGAGTCCATAGTCGCGGCGCTCAATCCCGCCCCCAGCGATTACCTCTATTTCGTCGCCAAGGGAGATGGGACCCACGAATTCTCGGTCGATTTGTCCGCGCATAATCGCGCCGTGCGTCGCTTCCAGAAGGGACAGTCGTAG
- a CDS encoding glutamate-5-semialdehyde dehydrogenase → MDLEQQIEQLGKSAKAAARKLATATTPVKNQALVRAAVRLREQQETLLAANRQDVALGKQNGLSSALLDRLTLTPSRIDTMAKGLEIIADLPDPVGETLEMWRRPNGLEIGQVRVPLGVVGIIYESRPNVTADAAGLCLKSGNATILKGGSEAFRTNGAIVDILTAAVVDSGLPEASIQLVRSTDRQSVAFLLQQDRYIDVIIPRGGEELIRAVTQRSAIPVIQHFSGICHTYVDATADLEKAAKICFNAKVQRPWVCNAMENLLVHHSVAQPFLTAFLPILEEACVEVRGCERTRKIAPQLKAATEEDWRTEYLDLILAVKVVDSLDDAIAFINTNGSGLADAIVSEDYSNVRRFLQEIDSATVYANASTRFTDGYEFGFGAEVGISTNRLHARGPMGLRELTTYKYIIQGNGQVRE, encoded by the coding sequence ATGGACCTTGAACAGCAAATCGAACAGCTCGGAAAATCGGCGAAGGCTGCGGCACGGAAACTTGCCACGGCGACCACTCCGGTCAAGAATCAGGCGCTCGTCCGCGCTGCGGTGCGATTGCGCGAACAGCAGGAAACTCTGCTCGCTGCCAACCGTCAGGATGTCGCGCTGGGCAAGCAGAACGGTCTCTCCTCAGCCCTGCTCGATCGCCTCACCCTGACCCCAAGTCGTATCGACACCATGGCCAAAGGACTAGAAATCATTGCCGATCTTCCCGATCCGGTGGGGGAAACCCTGGAGATGTGGCGCAGACCGAACGGCCTGGAAATTGGCCAGGTGCGCGTGCCGCTCGGCGTGGTCGGTATCATCTACGAGTCCCGACCGAACGTCACCGCCGATGCCGCCGGGCTCTGTCTGAAATCCGGTAACGCCACGATTCTCAAAGGTGGGTCAGAAGCGTTTCGTACCAACGGTGCCATTGTCGATATCCTCACGGCGGCGGTCGTGGACTCCGGGCTTCCTGAAGCGTCGATTCAGTTGGTCCGCTCGACCGATCGGCAATCCGTGGCGTTCCTGCTGCAGCAAGATCGTTATATCGATGTCATCATTCCGCGTGGTGGGGAAGAGTTGATTCGCGCGGTGACGCAACGATCGGCTATTCCCGTTATCCAACACTTTTCCGGGATTTGTCACACCTACGTGGACGCGACCGCCGACTTGGAAAAAGCGGCCAAGATTTGTTTCAATGCCAAGGTCCAGCGTCCGTGGGTCTGCAATGCGATGGAGAACTTGCTGGTCCACCACTCGGTTGCACAGCCATTTCTGACCGCCTTTCTTCCTATCCTGGAAGAAGCTTGTGTCGAAGTTCGTGGCTGCGAACGCACCAGGAAGATTGCCCCCCAACTGAAGGCGGCGACCGAGGAAGACTGGCGCACGGAATATCTCGATCTCATTCTTGCGGTCAAAGTGGTGGATTCCCTTGATGACGCCATCGCCTTCATCAACACCAATGGGTCAGGGCTGGCGGACGCAATCGTGAGCGAAGACTACTCGAACGTGCGCCGCTTCCTGCAAGAGATCGACTCGGCGACGGTGTATGCCAATGCTTCGACTCGCTTCACCGACGGGTACGAGTTCGGCTTCGGTGCTGAAGTGGGCATTTCGACCAATCGGCTGCATGCCCGTGGACCGATGGGGCTCCGCGAACTAACGACCTATAAATACATCATTCAAGGTAATGGCCAGGTGCGCGAATAG
- a CDS encoding AAA family ATPase, which translates to MALPEERIREFIRVFRLIEEEVAQVIVGQRDIVRKVLTSFFAGGHVLLEGAPGLGKTLMVKTFSGALGLNFKRIQFTPDLMPSDIVGTQILSEGVGERHFAFKPGPVFANIVLADEVNRATPKTQSALLEAMEEQQVSVFGETHPLESPFFVLATQNPIEIEGTYPLPEAQLDRFLFKLLVRPPTAIELMQILARTTTESRYEVKPILPPERARAMVEEMKALVRQVVLAPPLSSYIAQLIAATTPGDEHAKAEVTQYLRYGPGPRGAQALALGAKVNALLDNRANVSFGDVTEMVLPALRHRCLLNFQAEAENVSADHILLNVLKTVPKP; encoded by the coding sequence ATGGCGTTACCAGAAGAACGTATTCGAGAATTCATCCGCGTCTTTCGCTTAATCGAGGAAGAAGTTGCCCAGGTCATTGTCGGGCAGCGCGATATCGTCCGCAAAGTCCTCACCAGCTTTTTTGCCGGTGGGCATGTCCTGCTGGAAGGCGCTCCCGGCTTAGGCAAGACGCTGATGGTGAAGACGTTTAGCGGCGCGCTGGGCCTGAATTTCAAGCGCATCCAATTTACTCCTGACCTCATGCCTTCGGACATCGTCGGCACGCAAATCCTCTCCGAGGGGGTGGGCGAGCGCCACTTCGCCTTCAAGCCGGGACCGGTGTTCGCCAATATCGTGCTCGCGGACGAGGTGAATCGCGCAACCCCGAAGACGCAATCCGCCCTCCTCGAAGCCATGGAAGAGCAGCAAGTGTCCGTGTTCGGGGAGACGCATCCGCTGGAATCTCCCTTCTTCGTGCTCGCCACGCAAAATCCGATCGAGATCGAGGGAACCTACCCTTTGCCCGAGGCCCAGTTGGATCGCTTTCTTTTCAAGTTGCTGGTGCGTCCGCCCACCGCCATCGAACTGATGCAAATCCTCGCCCGTACGACCACAGAGTCACGCTACGAAGTCAAACCGATCCTTCCTCCGGAGCGCGCCCGTGCGATGGTCGAAGAAATGAAGGCACTCGTGCGCCAAGTCGTGCTCGCTCCGCCGCTGAGCAGCTACATCGCGCAGCTCATTGCTGCGACGACGCCTGGGGATGAACACGCCAAAGCGGAAGTGACGCAGTATCTGCGCTATGGTCCGGGTCCACGCGGTGCCCAAGCCCTCGCCTTGGGCGCGAAAGTGAATGCGCTATTGGACAATCGCGCTAATGTCAGCTTCGGTGACGTTACAGAGATGGTGTTGCCGGCGCTGCGTCACCGCTGTCTCTTGAATTTTCAAGCGGAGGCTGAAAATGTCAGCGCAGATCACATTCTGCTGAACGTGCTGAAAACCGTGCCGAAGCCGTAA
- a CDS encoding acyl-CoA thioesterase, translated as MLSHVVRLRVRWVDTDASGIIHYTAAFRYFEVAEWEFFRKIGILDRMKAGQFGLPRVSVNATFRSPLRVDEEIAVHIRLERIGTTSLTLALEIFRGETQCIAGAVTVVFTDAQGASMPIPDEVKRVLTAAD; from the coding sequence ATGCTTTCGCACGTCGTACGATTGCGCGTCCGCTGGGTCGATACGGATGCGTCAGGGATCATTCACTACACCGCCGCTTTTCGGTATTTCGAGGTGGCGGAATGGGAGTTCTTCAGGAAAATCGGTATTCTTGATCGGATGAAGGCCGGGCAATTCGGTCTCCCGCGCGTCTCGGTGAACGCCACGTTTCGCTCGCCGCTTCGGGTTGACGAGGAAATTGCCGTCCATATTCGTCTCGAACGGATCGGTACAACCTCCCTCACGCTTGCCCTCGAAATCTTTCGTGGGGAGACCCAATGTATCGCCGGAGCCGTTACCGTTGTGTTTACCGATGCCCAAGGTGCCTCGATGCCTATTCCGGATGAGGTCAAACGGGTATTAACAGCAGCGGATTAA
- the obgE gene encoding GTPase ObgE — protein sequence MHFIDEIRLSAKAGDGGRGCVAFLREKYRPRGGPAGGDGGEGGSVIFRVDPQLNTLIDLAHQKHLRAERGEYGRGKEQHGKNGQDLIVRVPPGTLVFDEETESLLADLRLPYEEFTVAKGGRGGKGNAHFASSTNRAPRFAQPGTPGEERSVRLELRLLADVGLVGFPNAGKSTLISAVSAARPRVADFPFTTLTPHLGVVSYSEEKSFVMADVPGLIEGAHEGHGLGDRFLRHLSRTSVLIHLLDISDSNRDPGQDYEIINNELHLFDPSFLARPQVVVVTKLDLPDTRERLPEVQSFFSRQGKEVLAISAVTGEGVNALVIQIVRTLERYKAEMQALEEARQSETFALSSLV from the coding sequence ATGCATTTCATCGACGAAATCCGCTTATCTGCCAAAGCCGGGGACGGTGGCCGAGGGTGCGTCGCCTTTCTCCGGGAGAAATATCGCCCTCGTGGCGGTCCAGCCGGCGGCGATGGTGGCGAGGGCGGGAGCGTGATCTTTCGGGTTGATCCTCAGCTCAATACCTTGATCGACCTCGCACATCAAAAGCACCTGCGTGCTGAACGCGGCGAATACGGGCGTGGTAAAGAGCAGCACGGCAAAAATGGGCAAGATCTCATCGTGCGGGTACCCCCTGGCACCCTGGTGTTCGACGAAGAGACCGAAAGCCTCCTGGCCGACCTCCGGCTGCCTTACGAGGAATTTACTGTCGCAAAAGGCGGAAGAGGCGGAAAAGGCAATGCCCATTTCGCTTCATCGACCAACCGCGCGCCGCGCTTTGCCCAACCCGGTACTCCAGGGGAAGAACGCTCGGTGCGGCTGGAACTACGGCTGCTTGCCGACGTCGGTCTCGTCGGGTTTCCCAATGCCGGCAAATCGACGCTGATCTCCGCCGTCTCTGCCGCGCGTCCGCGAGTCGCCGATTTCCCTTTTACTACCTTGACCCCGCATCTCGGTGTCGTCAGTTATAGCGAAGAGAAATCGTTCGTGATGGCGGATGTGCCTGGCCTTATTGAAGGCGCACATGAAGGGCACGGGTTGGGCGACCGCTTTCTGCGCCACTTGTCGCGCACTTCGGTCTTGATTCACTTACTCGATATCTCCGACAGCAATCGCGACCCTGGGCAGGACTATGAGATCATCAATAACGAACTGCACCTTTTCGATCCTTCGTTCTTGGCGCGCCCCCAGGTCGTTGTGGTGACCAAGCTCGACTTACCCGACACCCGTGAACGCTTGCCGGAAGTGCAGTCCTTTTTCTCTCGCCAGGGAAAAGAAGTGTTAGCGATCTCTGCGGTTACCGGAGAAGGCGTGAACGCACTGGTCATTCAGATCGTGCGGACGCTCGAACGTTACAAGGCAGAAATGCAGGCGCTTGAGGAAGCACGGCAAAGCGAAACTTTTGCGCTTTCCTCGCTCGTATAG
- a CDS encoding type II toxin-antitoxin system HicA family toxin — MKRGDLLRHLRTQGCELPREGGRHSWRHNPNLNKRSSVPRHAEIDNDLARKICKDLGISPVK, encoded by the coding sequence ATGAAGCGCGGAGATCTGCTGCGACATCTCCGCACTCAAGGCTGCGAGTTGCCCCGCGAGGGTGGGCGACACTCATGGCGGCACAATCCGAATCTGAACAAACGTTCTTCAGTGCCGAGGCACGCAGAAATCGATAACGACTTGGCGCGCAAGATCTGTAAGGATCTTGGGATTTCCCCGGTAAAGTGA
- the rpmA gene encoding 50S ribosomal protein L27 produces the protein MAHKKGQGSSRNGRDSPGQRRGVKIYAGETVKAGNILVRQLGTRIHPGTNVGMGRDYTLFSKINGIVRYERMGKDRKRVSVYMDAAPQPAVA, from the coding sequence ATGGCCCATAAAAAAGGACAAGGATCGAGTCGCAACGGGCGCGATAGTCCGGGCCAGCGACGGGGCGTGAAGATCTACGCCGGGGAGACGGTCAAAGCCGGGAACATCTTGGTCCGCCAACTCGGAACGCGCATTCATCCCGGGACCAATGTCGGCATGGGGAGGGATTACACCCTCTTTTCTAAGATCAACGGCATTGTCCGCTACGAACGAATGGGAAAAGACCGCAAACGCGTGAGCGTGTACATGGATGCCGCTCCGCAGCCGGCAGTCGCGTAA
- a CDS encoding M23 family metallopeptidase — MRNIRGTLLTLLAQQSGQINLLIVAPILTLSFLSLIVRTASSAVDSSVEKRKVTEQLKRRLSEVQNEKPGQGEDSKLVARPKPTLVVATPAAIQETQTPATLEVTKFQVAAPRPLLLITPIPLARKQLLPLAATVKVGKRASLGTLLSDQGLDKAESSPWLMAAKKQRVLQKLTSGKAVEFSFIRAKKDDERELHSLVYRLDERSSLFLEKKADGKIAVRKETLPLVLVWKGIGGQVAGSLAKSAQKAGLPKRLTDDLAELDWDIDIASGLHRGATFKIIFEEFQVAEKPIKTGRLLAAEIVNKGRTYTAFSFPEPRSIMVSSSKGKPNGTFLRYPLEFTSITSVFTDARMHPILERIRPHTGVDFSAPRGTPVHSIANGEVIFAGRQSGYGFMVRIDHQGPYDSAYAHLDRIAEGVLEGVSIDKGQVIGFVGSTGLATGPHLHFEIYRNGEFVDPLTAKLDIKDDLQKKANPAFAAKKNRALDQLTAMQVGDQPLVLSRVFSRDGKPVAQKSTDDENRFAFATTPGSFSLIPGLSTTQAPSSRKKSAVSKRSPRNRNASQKNTSSLSASATKRTGKAIKGEEKRQQNSTRSEKARNTRTARR, encoded by the coding sequence ATGCGGAATATACGAGGGACTCTACTGACTCTTCTTGCCCAGCAGTCTGGTCAGATCAATCTACTTATCGTCGCTCCCATCCTCACACTTTCATTTCTGAGCCTTATCGTTCGCACCGCGAGTTCGGCGGTCGACTCTTCTGTGGAAAAGAGAAAAGTCACCGAGCAACTGAAACGCCGTCTGAGCGAAGTCCAGAACGAAAAACCAGGGCAAGGAGAAGACAGCAAACTCGTAGCGCGCCCGAAGCCGACGCTGGTCGTTGCAACCCCTGCCGCCATCCAGGAAACCCAGACTCCAGCGACTCTAGAAGTCACGAAATTTCAAGTTGCTGCCCCTCGGCCGCTTCTTCTGATTACACCGATTCCCCTCGCTCGGAAGCAACTGTTACCGTTGGCAGCGACGGTGAAGGTGGGGAAGAGGGCCTCTCTTGGCACATTGTTGAGCGATCAAGGGCTCGACAAGGCCGAAAGCAGCCCGTGGCTCATGGCCGCGAAAAAGCAAAGAGTCTTGCAGAAGTTGACTTCTGGAAAGGCGGTGGAGTTCTCTTTCATCCGTGCGAAAAAAGACGATGAGCGGGAATTGCACTCGCTCGTGTACCGCCTGGATGAACGGTCTTCTCTCTTCCTAGAAAAGAAGGCCGATGGGAAAATTGCCGTAAGAAAAGAAACCCTCCCTTTGGTGCTCGTGTGGAAGGGGATCGGGGGACAGGTCGCCGGCTCCTTAGCGAAGTCTGCGCAGAAGGCTGGGTTGCCGAAAAGACTCACCGACGATTTGGCCGAGCTGGACTGGGATATCGATATTGCCTCCGGTCTGCATCGCGGCGCGACCTTCAAGATTATCTTCGAAGAGTTCCAAGTTGCCGAGAAACCGATAAAAACCGGGCGCTTACTGGCGGCGGAGATCGTTAATAAAGGGCGGACGTATACTGCCTTCTCTTTCCCGGAGCCGCGTAGCATTATGGTCTCGTCCTCCAAAGGAAAACCCAACGGGACGTTCCTGCGTTATCCGCTGGAATTTACCAGCATTACCTCGGTTTTCACCGACGCGCGCATGCATCCCATTCTGGAGCGAATACGGCCACACACCGGCGTCGATTTCTCCGCGCCACGGGGGACTCCGGTGCATTCTATAGCCAATGGAGAAGTCATCTTTGCCGGGAGGCAGTCTGGTTATGGTTTCATGGTGCGGATTGACCACCAAGGCCCGTACGATTCGGCCTACGCTCATCTCGATCGCATTGCCGAAGGCGTATTGGAAGGCGTGTCGATCGATAAAGGCCAAGTGATTGGGTTTGTCGGCTCCACCGGTTTGGCGACCGGGCCGCATCTCCATTTCGAGATTTATAGAAACGGCGAGTTCGTCGATCCGCTGACGGCCAAGCTCGATATCAAAGACGATCTGCAGAAGAAAGCGAATCCGGCGTTCGCAGCGAAGAAAAACAGAGCCCTGGATCAATTGACCGCCATGCAAGTCGGCGATCAACCTCTCGTGCTCTCCCGAGTGTTTTCCCGCGATGGCAAGCCGGTGGCGCAAAAATCGACGGATGACGAGAACCGCTTTGCGTTCGCGACCACGCCTGGTTCGTTTTCCCTTATTCCAGGGCTGAGCACGACCCAAGCCCCTTCGTCACGGAAAAAATCCGCTGTCTCGAAGCGCTCGCCTCGGAATCGCAATGCTAGCCAAAAAAACACCTCCTCGCTCAGTGCTTCGGCGACGAAACGCACGGGAAAAGCCATTAAGGGAGAGGAGAAGCGTCAGCAGAATTCGACTCGCTCCGAGAAAGCGCGCAACACGCGCACCGCACGGCGGTAA
- the rsfS gene encoding ribosome silencing factor — MPTLKPDKSWEKALACAQAALDKKAYDLVILEIGSLSSVGDYFVICTGRSDVQVQSISRAVEEGAAKIGVRPLAIEGFTHGQWVLIDFGDVVVHIFYETVREFYNLEGLWKQAARCALPEPYSSQAQHLRIANA; from the coding sequence ATGCCTACGTTGAAGCCTGACAAAAGCTGGGAAAAAGCTCTGGCGTGCGCTCAAGCCGCGCTCGATAAAAAAGCCTACGATCTGGTGATCCTCGAGATTGGCTCCCTCTCCTCGGTGGGCGATTACTTCGTCATTTGCACCGGACGTTCCGATGTCCAGGTGCAGAGTATTAGCCGGGCGGTGGAAGAGGGCGCGGCTAAGATCGGAGTGCGTCCGCTGGCCATCGAGGGATTCACGCACGGACAATGGGTGCTCATCGATTTCGGCGATGTGGTCGTCCACATCTTTTACGAGACCGTCCGCGAGTTCTACAACCTTGAGGGGTTGTGGAAGCAAGCCGCCAGATGTGCACTGCCGGAGCCCTACTCGTCGCAAGCGCAACATCTGCGCATCGCCAACGCCTGA
- a CDS encoding type II toxin-antitoxin system HicB family antitoxin encodes MRETYTAIIKQSGQWWIGWIEEVPGVNCQETTKEELLESLRETLREALEFNRREALEAAGDSFEEASITV; translated from the coding sequence ATGCGAGAAACATACACGGCAATCATCAAACAGAGTGGTCAGTGGTGGATTGGCTGGATTGAGGAAGTACCGGGCGTGAATTGTCAGGAGACAACAAAAGAAGAGTTGCTGGAGAGTCTCCGAGAGACACTTCGAGAAGCCCTGGAGTTTAATCGTCGTGAAGCTCTTGAGGCTGCCGGGGACAGCTTTGAGGAGGCGTCGATCACTGTATGA
- the nadD gene encoding nicotinate-nucleotide adenylyltransferase, whose protein sequence is MKIGIFGGTFDPIHYGHLRSAEDVRETFALDRLYFVPAARPPHKNRADLASAEHRFKMVELAVADHPAFAASAVELERPGPSYSIDTIRHFLATLQPSALALILGIDAFRDLPSWKESAAIPALCDLIVTTRPGEGIPPASDFLPVALQNAFWYDPATRMYRHASGHCLTFHHIAGLSIAASTLRHLIQQGRSLRYLVPAAVEAYITNHRLYKTEECLR, encoded by the coding sequence ATGAAGATCGGCATCTTTGGCGGGACGTTCGACCCGATCCACTACGGACACCTCCGGAGTGCTGAGGATGTGCGGGAAACCTTCGCGCTTGATCGCCTCTATTTCGTGCCTGCCGCTCGCCCGCCCCACAAAAACCGTGCCGATCTCGCTTCCGCCGAGCATCGTTTCAAAATGGTAGAATTGGCAGTCGCCGATCACCCGGCATTTGCCGCCTCGGCAGTCGAGCTGGAAAGGCCGGGGCCTTCGTATTCGATCGATACGATTCGGCATTTCCTCGCCACCTTGCAGCCTTCCGCGCTTGCGTTGATTCTTGGCATCGATGCCTTCCGCGACCTGCCTTCGTGGAAAGAAAGCGCGGCCATTCCCGCCCTCTGTGACCTCATCGTCACCACGCGCCCGGGGGAAGGAATTCCTCCCGCGTCGGATTTTCTTCCCGTTGCCCTGCAAAATGCCTTCTGGTACGATCCTGCCACTCGCATGTATCGACACGCATCTGGACACTGCCTCACGTTTCATCACATCGCTGGCCTCTCGATCGCCGCTTCCACTCTCCGTCACCTGATTCAGCAAGGGCGCTCTCTTCGCTACTTGGTCCCTGCTGCGGTCGAGGCGTATATCACCAACCATCGCTTGTACAAGACAGAGGAATGCCTACGTTGA
- the proB gene encoding glutamate 5-kinase, giving the protein MEQRSHKAQILRRTRRVVVKVGSSTLSSPTGIRRESIATLARQLSALHAAGKELVLVTSGAVAAGRSRLGLAGRYKTIPAKQAAAAVGQIELMALYKEHFAIYNVNVAQILLTHDDLGHRKRYLNAKHTMRTLLEAQVLPIVNENDTVAVEEIQLGDNDNLSAQVAVLIEADLLVILSDVAGLYTKDPRLHSDATLVPLVEHVDAALLASGGEAGPLGRGGMASKLEAAHKAAVSGIPTLIVDGRADDALTQVFQAESETGTLFLPVADRLASRKHWIAYTLKPEGAIVVDAGASLAIREHGRSLLPPGIREVRGVFDEGECVTCLDDTGKAFAKGLVNYSAEALRQIKGARTSQIEQILGYKVSDEAIHRDDLALL; this is encoded by the coding sequence GTGGAGCAGCGGTCTCACAAAGCGCAGATTCTCCGCCGTACTCGCCGGGTTGTAGTCAAAGTCGGCAGTAGCACTCTGTCCAGTCCAACCGGGATTCGCCGAGAAAGTATAGCCACGCTCGCTCGGCAGCTCTCCGCCCTGCATGCCGCCGGCAAGGAGTTGGTGTTAGTCACCTCCGGCGCGGTCGCTGCCGGGAGGAGTCGCTTGGGGCTGGCCGGGAGATACAAAACGATTCCCGCCAAGCAGGCTGCCGCCGCCGTGGGGCAGATCGAACTCATGGCGCTCTATAAAGAACATTTTGCCATTTACAACGTAAACGTCGCGCAGATCCTGCTGACTCATGACGATCTCGGTCACCGCAAACGTTACCTGAACGCTAAGCACACCATGCGGACGCTGTTGGAAGCGCAGGTCCTTCCCATCGTGAACGAAAACGACACCGTCGCGGTGGAAGAAATCCAGCTCGGTGATAACGATAACCTTTCCGCCCAAGTCGCGGTGCTGATTGAGGCGGATCTGCTGGTGATTTTGAGCGATGTCGCTGGCCTCTATACTAAAGATCCGCGTCTGCACTCGGATGCGACCCTGGTGCCGCTCGTCGAGCATGTCGATGCCGCGCTGCTGGCGAGCGGAGGAGAAGCCGGCCCCCTCGGTCGCGGCGGTATGGCCTCGAAACTCGAGGCGGCTCACAAAGCGGCAGTGTCCGGCATTCCGACATTGATTGTCGATGGACGCGCGGACGATGCCTTGACGCAGGTCTTTCAGGCAGAAAGCGAAACCGGCACCCTGTTTCTGCCAGTGGCTGATCGACTGGCCAGCCGTAAACATTGGATCGCTTACACCTTGAAGCCCGAAGGAGCGATTGTGGTGGATGCCGGCGCGAGTCTCGCCATCCGAGAGCACGGACGCAGCCTCCTTCCTCCTGGGATTCGTGAGGTGCGCGGGGTGTTCGATGAAGGGGAATGCGTGACGTGTCTTGACGACACCGGGAAAGCCTTTGCCAAAGGGCTCGTGAATTACAGTGCCGAGGCACTGAGGCAGATCAAGGGCGCGCGCACCAGTCAAATCGAACAGATTCTCGGGTATAAAGTGAGCGATGAGGCGATTCATCGCGACGATCTCGCCTTACTCTAA
- a CDS encoding clan AA aspartic protease has translation MITGIVTSTREAVISLTVHGPNGQEQEIEAVIDTGFNGSLTLPTALITALELPWRRRGRALLADGNESVVEIYEATVIWDGTARRISVDEVDVMPLVGMALLYGYELTVQIVEGGRILLKPLP, from the coding sequence ATGATTACGGGCATCGTCACCAGCACCCGCGAGGCAGTGATCAGCCTTACGGTGCACGGTCCCAACGGGCAAGAGCAAGAAATCGAGGCGGTAATCGACACGGGGTTCAATGGTTCCTTAACCCTACCCACTGCACTCATCACCGCTCTGGAATTGCCGTGGCGCCGACGTGGGCGCGCCCTCCTGGCGGATGGCAACGAGAGCGTGGTCGAGATTTACGAAGCGACGGTGATATGGGACGGTACGGCACGCCGTATCTCGGTAGACGAAGTCGATGTCATGCCGCTTGTTGGCATGGCCTTGCTCTATGGCTACGAGCTGACGGTGCAAATCGTGGAAGGAGGAAGGATTCTGCTCAAACCGTTGCCTTAA